One Arthrobacter sp. B3I4 genomic window, GGCCATTTTGGCGGCGTTGATGGCTTTGGCGGCGGCGATGGCATTGCGCTCGATGCAGGGGACCTGGACCAGGCCGCCGATCGGGTCGCAGGTGAGACCCAAGTTGTGTTCCATCGCGATTTCCGCGGCGTTCTCGACCTGCTGCGGGGTGCCGCCCATCACTTCGGCCAGGCCTGCGGCCGCCATTGACGACGCCGACCCGACCTCCCCCTGGCAGCCGACTTCGGCCCCGGAGATCGAGGCCTGTTCCTTGTAGAGCACGCCAACGGCGCCGGCGGCCAGCAGGAACTTGACGATTGTGTCGTCGCGGTCGGCCTGGGTGGCCTTGTCCATGCCCGGGGCGAAGTGCAGCGCGTAGTAGAGCACCGCGGGAATGATCCCGGCGGCACCGTTGGTGGGCGCGGTGACAACGCGGCCGCCGGAGGCATTCTCCTCGTTCACGGCCAGCGCGATGAGGTTCACCCACTCCTGCCAGTACTTGGGGTCCCGGTAGTCGGGATCCTGGCCGCGGGTTTCCTTCAGCAGGCGCTCGTGCCAGTCCGGCGCCCGACGTCGGACCTTGAGGCCGCCGGGGAGCAGTCCCTCGCGTTTGAGCGAGGTCTCAACGCAATCGGCCATGACCGAGTAGATGTGCAGCAGCCCCTCGCGGATCTGTTCGTCAGTCCGGGCCGCGCGTTCGTTGACCTCCATCACTTCGCCGATGGAGAGACCCCTGGCCTGGCAGTGTTCGAGCAGTTCGGCGGCGGTGCGGAACGGCAGCGGAAGTTCCTTCTTGGACTCGGCGAGTTCCTGCAGCGCGCTGTCCTCCTCGCCCTCCCGGACGATGAAACCGCCACCGACGGAGAAGAACGTGGCGCTGTGCAGGACGGTGCCGTCGGCGTCGGAGACGGTGAAGGTCATGCCGTTGGTGTGCCGCGGCAGGACGGTCAGCGGCCGCAGTACCATGTCCTTCACGCCGTACGGCAAGGCGACGGATCCGGCCAGCTGGAGAGTTCCGGTCTCGGCGATCGCGGCGAGCCGGTCCTCCACTTCGGCCGGCAGGATCTTTTCCGGGTGGAAACCCTCCAAACCGAGCAGGATCGCCGTCATGGTTCCGTGCCCGTGCCCGGTCGCGGCGAGCGACCCGTACAGATCAACCCGCAGCGAGGCAACGCCGTCCAAGTCACCGGAGGCCTTGAGCTCCTCGGCAAACACGGCGGCAGCCCGCATCGGACCCACGGTATGGGAACTGGATGGACCTATTCCTATCGAGAAGAGGTCAAAGACGCCTACAGCCATTACTGAATCCTAACTAAAACACTTCTTGGTGAGCGTTGGGTGGCGGCCGGGCGAGCTCCTCCGCGTGCTCGGTCGGCGCCGCCCGCTGAGCGGACGTCGCACTCCCTTAGACGCACGCTTCCGGACCCCACCCGACCGCCGTTCGCAAGTCACCGAGTTGGGGTGAGCAAGACGTTGAGGCGGGCGCGCCGCGCTTTCAACGTCACCAACGCGGAGACGGGGAGTTGCGGTCGTCAACAGGCGGCGCCCCCGTCAGCGCACCGAAGGCGCGCTGTCCGCCGAGGGGCCGGCGGAGCCGGGCTTTTCGAAAGCGTGCGTCTAAGCGAGGAACGAGCGAGCACGCGTGAAAAGTCCGGTCCGCCGACCCCGTAGCCAGCCGCCCAAAGCCGGTCCCGCAGGCGACCACGAGCGATTAGCCCAGGTTGGCCACGGATGGGTAGAGCGGGTGGGCGGCGGCGAGGGCCTGGACCCGGGCGCGCAGCCCGGACAGGTCCGCGCCCGCGTCGGCGATTAGCGCTTCGGCGATGATGTCCGCGACCTCGGCGAACGCGGCTTCGCCGAAACCGCGGGTGGCCAGCGCAGGGGTGCCAATCCGCAGCCCCGAGGTAACCATCGGCGGCCGGGGGTCGAAGGGAACAGCGTTGCGGTTGACCGTGATGTCGATGGCCGCGAGCCGGTCCTCGGCTTCCTGGCCGTTGAGCTCGCAGTTGCGCAGGTCCACCAGGACCAGGTGCACGTCGGTGCCGCCGGAGATTACGTTGATCCCCTTGGCGGTGACGTCCGGCTGGACCAGCCGCTCGGCGAGGATCCGGGCGCCCGCGAGGACGCGCTCCTGGCGTTCCTTGAACTCGTCCGAGGCGGCGATCTTGAAGGCCACGGCTTTGCCGGCGATGACATGCTCGAGCGGGCCGCCCTGCTGGCCAGGGAACACGGCCGAGTTGATCTTCTTGGCAATGTCGGCGTCATTGGACAGGATGATGCCGCCACGGGGACCGGCGAGGGTCTTGTGCGTCGTCGAGGTGGTCACGTGCGCGTGCGGCACCGGCGAGGGGTGCAGCCCGGCCGCGACGAGACCGGCGAAGTGCGCCATGTCGACCATCAGGTAGGCGCCCACCGAGTCGGCGATGCGGCGGAACTCAGCGAAGTCCAGCTGCCGGGCGTAGGCGGACCAGCCGGCGACGATCAGCTGTGGCTTGTGCTCCTGGGCCAGGCGCTCCACCTCGGCCATGTCGATCCGGTGGTCATCCTCGCGGACCTGGTACGGGATGACGTTGTACAGCCGGCCGGAGAAGTTGATCTTCATGCCGTGGGTCAGGTGCCCGCCGTGCGCCAGGTTCAGGCCCATGATGGTATCGCCGGGACGGATCAGGGCATGCATCACGGAAGCGTTCGCCTGCGCGCCGGAGTGCGGCTGGACGTTGGCGTACCCGGCGCCGAACAGGGCCTTGACCCGGTCGATCGCGAGCTGCTCGATCACGTCAACGTGTTCACAGCCGCCGTAGTAGCGCTTGCCCGGGTAACCTTCGGCGTACTTGTTGGTCAGCACCGAACCCTGCGCCTGCATGACAGCCCGGGCGGTGTGGTTTTCCGAGGCGATCATTTCGAGGCCGTCGCGCTGGCGGGCCAGCTCGGCGTCGATCTTCGCCGCAATCTCCGGATCCAGGGCCGAAAGGTCCGCATCCAGGCTCGGGGAGACGACCTGCGCGAAGCCGGTTTCCGTTGCTGCCCCGCTCACAGCTCGCCGCCGTTCTTGGACGCGTAGTCCTGGGCGGAGAGCAGCGGGCCGTCGGAAACAGCAGCCACCTTGAAGAGCCAGCCGGCACCGTACGGATCGCTGTTGATCAGTGCGGGGTCGTCGACGACGGCGGGGTTGGTCTCGGTAACCTCGCCGGTGACCGGGGCGTACAGGTCCGAGACGGACTTGGTCGACTCGACCTCGCCGCAGGTCTCCCCCGCGCTCACCAAGGAGCCGACCTCGGGCAGGTCCACGTAGACGATGTCGCCGAGGGCGTCCGTGGCGACTGCGGAGATGCCGATGGACACAACATCGGTCCCAGCCTCCCGCGCAACCCACTCGTGCTCATCGGAATACTGAAGTTCGGGAGCTACTTTTGCCATGAAATTTCCTAAGTTCTAGAGGGTTAAAAATCCTGAAGCAATGCGGGAGGGGCAAAACACGGGGGTGGCCCGCCGTAGTTTTCGAAAGCGTGCGTCAAAGCGACGGAGGAGCAGCACGCGTGAAAACTAGGGCGCGCCGCCCCGGAGCCAGCCACGGCCGCGGGACGGCAGACGCCGGCCTACTTTTGCCGCTTGTAGAACGGCAGTGCCACGACTTCGAACGGCTCGGCCTTGCCGCGCAGGTCGATGTCCAGGGCGGTGCCGGGTTCGGTGAATTCGACGTCGACGTAGGCCAGCGCGACCGGGTAGCCCAGGGTCGGCGACGGCTGGCCGGAGGTCACTTCGCCGACGACTGCCCCGTCTTTGAGGACCGGGTAGTGTCCGCGGCCGGCCCGGCGGCCCAGGCCCTTGAGGCCCACGAGCCTGCGGCCGGAGGTGGTCCCGGCACCGGCTTCCT contains:
- the glyA gene encoding serine hydroxymethyltransferase produces the protein MSGAATETGFAQVVSPSLDADLSALDPEIAAKIDAELARQRDGLEMIASENHTARAVMQAQGSVLTNKYAEGYPGKRYYGGCEHVDVIEQLAIDRVKALFGAGYANVQPHSGAQANASVMHALIRPGDTIMGLNLAHGGHLTHGMKINFSGRLYNVIPYQVREDDHRIDMAEVERLAQEHKPQLIVAGWSAYARQLDFAEFRRIADSVGAYLMVDMAHFAGLVAAGLHPSPVPHAHVTTSTTHKTLAGPRGGIILSNDADIAKKINSAVFPGQQGGPLEHVIAGKAVAFKIAASDEFKERQERVLAGARILAERLVQPDVTAKGINVISGGTDVHLVLVDLRNCELNGQEAEDRLAAIDITVNRNAVPFDPRPPMVTSGLRIGTPALATRGFGEAAFAEVADIIAEALIADAGADLSGLRARVQALAAAHPLYPSVANLG
- the gcvH gene encoding glycine cleavage system protein GcvH yields the protein MAKVAPELQYSDEHEWVAREAGTDVVSIGISAVATDALGDIVYVDLPEVGSLVSAGETCGEVESTKSVSDLYAPVTGEVTETNPAVVDDPALINSDPYGAGWLFKVAAVSDGPLLSAQDYASKNGGEL
- a CDS encoding L-serine ammonia-lyase — translated: MAVGVFDLFSIGIGPSSSHTVGPMRAAAVFAEELKASGDLDGVASLRVDLYGSLAATGHGHGTMTAILLGLEGFHPEKILPAEVEDRLAAIAETGTLQLAGSVALPYGVKDMVLRPLTVLPRHTNGMTFTVSDADGTVLHSATFFSVGGGFIVREGEEDSALQELAESKKELPLPFRTAAELLEHCQARGLSIGEVMEVNERAARTDEQIREGLLHIYSVMADCVETSLKREGLLPGGLKVRRRAPDWHERLLKETRGQDPDYRDPKYWQEWVNLIALAVNEENASGGRVVTAPTNGAAGIIPAVLYYALHFAPGMDKATQADRDDTIVKFLLAAGAVGVLYKEQASISGAEVGCQGEVGSASSMAAAGLAEVMGGTPQQVENAAEIAMEHNLGLTCDPIGGLVQVPCIERNAIAAAKAINAAKMALWGDGTHRVSLDEVIVTMRETGKDMSSKYKETAMGGLAVNVVEC